Proteins encoded within one genomic window of Variovorax sp. OAS795:
- a CDS encoding chemotaxis protein CheW: MANRDALRAFQSRLASRLQAARTTGVSAAWLAVEAGEGKYLFPLGHAGEIFPWTPPQPVPYTEPWFLGVANLRGGLYGVVQLSAFASGTPEGLAATEAARMQSRLVALNELLEVNCALLVDRLAGLRGTEAFTGAEPPAADAAAWLGHVYTDAAGERWQEINLQALSQQPQFLSIGA, encoded by the coding sequence ATGGCGAATCGCGACGCTCTCAGAGCCTTCCAGTCCCGGCTTGCAAGCCGCCTGCAAGCTGCGCGCACGACGGGCGTGTCCGCCGCGTGGCTCGCGGTCGAGGCCGGCGAGGGCAAGTACCTCTTTCCACTCGGCCACGCGGGCGAGATCTTCCCCTGGACACCCCCGCAGCCCGTGCCCTACACCGAGCCCTGGTTCCTGGGCGTGGCCAACCTTCGCGGCGGCCTCTATGGCGTGGTGCAGCTGTCGGCATTCGCCTCGGGCACGCCCGAGGGCCTGGCCGCCACGGAAGCGGCCCGCATGCAGTCGCGGCTCGTTGCCCTCAACGAGCTGCTCGAAGTCAACTGCGCCCTGCTGGTCGACCGACTGGCGGGGTTGCGGGGGACCGAAGCCTTCACCGGCGCCGAACCGCCCGCCGCGGACGCCGCCGCCTGGCTCGGGCATGTGTACACCGACGCGGCGGGTGAGCGCTGGCAGGAAATCAACCTGCAGGCCCTCTCGCAGCAACCCCAGTTTTTAAGTATTGGCGCCTAG
- a CDS encoding response regulator → MPIRKILVVDDSKTELMFLSDLLHKNGFAVKTAENAEDAMRRLEEEQPDLILMDVVMPGQNGFQLTRAIARDPQYAAIPIILCTSKNQETDRVWGMRQGARDYIVKPVNAAELMSKISALA, encoded by the coding sequence ATGCCCATTCGAAAAATCCTCGTCGTCGACGACTCCAAGACGGAACTGATGTTCCTGTCCGACCTGCTCCACAAGAACGGCTTTGCCGTCAAGACCGCTGAAAACGCCGAAGACGCCATGCGCCGTCTCGAGGAAGAGCAGCCCGACCTGATCCTCATGGACGTCGTGATGCCCGGCCAGAACGGTTTCCAGCTCACGCGCGCCATCGCCCGCGACCCGCAGTACGCCGCCATCCCGATCATCCTGTGCACCAGCAAGAACCAGGAAACCGATCGCGTCTGGGGCATGCGCCAGGGCGCCCGCGACTACATCGTGAAGCCGGTCAACGCGGCCGAGCTGATGTCCAAGATCAGCGCGCTGGCCTGA
- a CDS encoding response regulator has protein sequence MGPNGSGYKVLVIDDSNTIRRSAEIFLKQGGHEVLLAEDGFDALSKVNDHKPHLIFCDILMPRLDGYQTCAIIKRNAQFSNVPVVMLSSKDGVFDKARGRMVGSQDYLTKPFTKDQLLQAVQQFGIVQQEAQ, from the coding sequence ATGGGGCCGAATGGATCAGGTTACAAGGTGCTGGTCATCGATGACAGCAATACGATCCGGCGCAGTGCCGAAATATTTCTGAAGCAGGGCGGACACGAAGTTCTCCTTGCCGAAGACGGCTTCGACGCGCTCTCGAAGGTCAACGACCACAAGCCGCATCTGATTTTCTGCGACATCCTCATGCCGCGCCTGGATGGCTACCAGACCTGCGCCATCATCAAGCGCAACGCCCAATTCTCCAATGTTCCGGTGGTGATGCTTTCCTCGAAAGACGGCGTCTTCGACAAGGCCCGCGGCCGCATGGTCGGATCGCAAGACTACCTGACCAAACCTTTCACCAAGGACCAGCTGCTGCAGGCCGTGCAGCAGTTTGGCATCGTTCAACAGGAAGCGCAGTAA
- a CDS encoding rubredoxin encodes MNTKTWMCLICGWIYDEAVGVPEDGIAAGTAWADVPMNWTCPECGARKEDFEMVEI; translated from the coding sequence ATGAATACGAAAACTTGGATGTGCCTGATTTGTGGGTGGATCTATGACGAAGCGGTGGGTGTACCGGAAGACGGGATCGCGGCAGGCACGGCCTGGGCGGATGTTCCGATGAACTGGACCTGTCCCGAGTGCGGTGCGCGCAAGGAAGACTTCGAAATGGTTGAAATCTGA
- the hemL gene encoding glutamate-1-semialdehyde 2,1-aminomutase, translating to MPNADHNEILFERARAVIPGGVNSPVRAFKAVGGTPRFIRRAEGAYFWDANDKRYIDYIGSWGPMILGHGHPAVVEAVQKAVLEGFSYGAPTEREIELAEAILALVPSMEMVRLVSSGTEAAMSALRLARGATGRKHIIKFEGCYHGHADALLVKAGSGLATFGHPTSAGVPPEVTQHTLVLEYNNIAQLEEAFALHGNDIACLMIEAIAGNMNFVRATPEFAARCRALCTQHGALLVFDEVMSGFRVGLHGAQGVLGITPDLTVLGKVIGGGMPLAAFGGPRAIMEQLAPLGPVYQAGTLSGNPVATACGLATLKEIARPGFYEALSKKTRTLVEGLKAAAAAEGQPFNADSEGGMFGFFLMDELPQNYTTVMTTDNAKFNALFHGLLDRGVYIAPALYEAGFVSAAHSDDDIAATIEAARQIFKALPPR from the coding sequence ATGCCAAACGCTGACCACAACGAGATTCTTTTCGAACGCGCCCGCGCCGTCATTCCCGGCGGCGTCAATTCGCCCGTGCGCGCCTTCAAGGCCGTGGGCGGAACGCCCCGCTTCATCCGCCGCGCCGAGGGCGCCTATTTCTGGGACGCCAACGACAAGCGCTACATCGACTACATCGGCTCCTGGGGCCCGATGATCCTGGGCCATGGCCACCCGGCCGTGGTGGAGGCGGTGCAGAAGGCGGTGCTGGAGGGCTTCTCCTACGGCGCGCCGACCGAACGCGAGATCGAACTGGCGGAAGCCATCCTCGCGCTGGTGCCGTCGATGGAGATGGTGCGGCTGGTGAGCTCGGGCACCGAGGCCGCCATGAGCGCACTGCGCCTGGCGCGCGGCGCCACCGGGCGCAAGCACATCATCAAGTTCGAGGGCTGCTACCACGGCCATGCCGACGCGCTGCTGGTGAAGGCCGGGTCCGGCCTCGCCACCTTTGGCCACCCGACCTCGGCCGGCGTGCCGCCCGAGGTCACGCAGCACACGCTGGTGCTCGAGTACAACAACATCGCGCAACTGGAAGAAGCCTTTGCGCTGCACGGCAACGACATCGCCTGCCTGATGATCGAGGCGATTGCCGGCAACATGAACTTCGTGCGCGCCACGCCCGAATTCGCGGCCCGCTGCCGCGCGCTCTGTACGCAGCACGGCGCACTGCTGGTGTTCGACGAAGTGATGAGCGGCTTTCGCGTCGGCCTGCACGGCGCGCAGGGCGTGCTGGGCATCACGCCCGACCTCACCGTGCTGGGCAAGGTCATCGGCGGCGGCATGCCGCTCGCGGCCTTCGGCGGTCCGCGCGCCATCATGGAGCAGCTCGCGCCGCTCGGGCCGGTCTACCAGGCGGGCACGCTGTCGGGCAACCCGGTCGCCACCGCCTGCGGCCTCGCAACGCTGAAGGAAATTGCGCGTCCCGGCTTCTATGAGGCCTTGTCGAAGAAGACGCGCACGCTGGTCGAAGGCCTCAAGGCCGCCGCCGCGGCCGAAGGGCAACCGTTCAACGCCGACAGCGAAGGCGGCATGTTCGGCTTCTTCCTGATGGACGAACTGCCGCAGAACTACACCACGGTGATGACGACCGACAACGCGAAGTTCAACGCGCTGTTCCACGGCCTGCTGGACCGCGGCGTGTACATTGCGCCGGCACTCTACGAAGCGGGCTTTGTGAGCGCCGCGCACAGCGACGACGACATTGCCGCGACCATCGAGGCCGCGCGGCAGATCTTCAAGGCCTTGCCGCCCCGTTGA
- the purH gene encoding bifunctional phosphoribosylaminoimidazolecarboxamide formyltransferase/IMP cyclohydrolase: MAQTALISVSDKTGILEFAQALHGLGIKLLSTGGTARLLADAGLPVTEVADHTGFPEMLDGRVKTLHPKIHGGLLARRDLPAHVAAIKEHGIDTIDLLVVNLYPFEATVAKAGCTLEDAIENIDIGGPAMVRSAAKNWKDVGVLTDASQYPVALAELQAVGKLSDKTRFAFSVAAFNRIADYDGAISDYLSAIDFDASIGQPSPTRALFPAQSNGRFVKVQDLRYGENPHQQAAFYRDLYPAPGSLVSAKQLQGKELSYNNIADADAAWECVKSFDVPACVIVKHANPCGVAVGKDAGEAYAKAFKTDPTSAFGGIIAFNRPVDLATAQAVNKQFVEVLMAPGYTPEALEVFQATKAKLNVRVLEIALPKGGATDWDNGRNAIDVKRVGSGLLMQTADNHELSASDLKVVSKKQPTPEQLQDLLFAWKVAKYVKSNAIVFCAGGMTMGVGAGQMSRLDSARIASIKAEHAGLSLEGTAVASDAFFPFRDGLDVVVDAGASCVIQPGGSMRDQEVIDAADERGVVMVLSGVRHFRH, from the coding sequence ATGGCCCAGACCGCACTCATCTCCGTCTCCGACAAAACCGGCATCCTCGAATTCGCACAGGCACTGCACGGCCTGGGCATCAAGCTGCTGTCGACCGGCGGCACCGCCAGGCTGCTGGCGGATGCCGGCCTGCCCGTCACCGAAGTGGCCGATCACACCGGCTTTCCCGAAATGCTCGACGGCCGCGTGAAGACGCTGCATCCCAAGATCCATGGCGGCCTGCTCGCGCGGCGCGACCTGCCCGCGCACGTCGCGGCCATCAAGGAACACGGCATCGACACCATCGACCTGCTGGTGGTCAATCTCTATCCGTTCGAGGCCACGGTGGCCAAGGCCGGCTGCACGCTCGAAGACGCGATCGAGAACATCGACATCGGCGGCCCCGCCATGGTGCGCAGCGCCGCCAAGAACTGGAAGGACGTCGGCGTGCTGACCGACGCTTCGCAATACCCTGTGGCGCTGGCCGAGCTGCAGGCCGTCGGCAAGCTCAGCGACAAGACCAGGTTCGCCTTCTCGGTGGCTGCGTTCAACCGCATCGCCGACTACGACGGCGCCATCAGCGACTATCTCTCGGCCATCGATTTCGACGCCAGCATCGGCCAGCCTTCGCCCACGCGTGCGCTGTTCCCGGCGCAAAGCAACGGCCGCTTCGTGAAGGTGCAAGACCTGCGCTACGGCGAGAACCCCCACCAGCAGGCCGCGTTCTACCGCGACCTGTATCCGGCGCCGGGCTCGCTCGTGTCCGCGAAGCAGCTGCAGGGCAAGGAGCTGAGCTACAACAACATCGCCGATGCCGACGCCGCATGGGAATGCGTGAAGAGCTTCGACGTGCCGGCCTGCGTGATCGTGAAGCATGCCAACCCCTGCGGCGTGGCCGTGGGCAAGGATGCCGGGGAAGCCTATGCCAAGGCCTTCAAGACCGACCCGACCTCGGCCTTCGGCGGCATCATCGCCTTCAACCGGCCGGTGGACCTTGCCACCGCGCAGGCCGTCAACAAGCAGTTCGTCGAAGTGCTGATGGCACCGGGCTACACGCCCGAGGCGCTGGAAGTGTTCCAGGCCACCAAGGCCAAGCTCAACGTGCGCGTGCTCGAGATTGCGCTGCCCAAGGGCGGCGCCACCGACTGGGACAACGGCCGCAACGCGATCGACGTCAAGCGCGTCGGCTCGGGCCTCCTGATGCAGACCGCCGACAACCACGAGCTGTCGGCCAGCGACCTCAAGGTGGTGAGCAAGAAGCAACCCACGCCCGAGCAGCTGCAAGACCTGCTGTTCGCCTGGAAGGTCGCCAAGTATGTAAAGAGCAACGCCATCGTGTTCTGCGCCGGCGGCATGACCATGGGCGTGGGCGCGGGCCAGATGAGCCGCCTCGATTCGGCGCGCATCGCGAGCATCAAGGCCGAGCATGCGGGCCTGTCGCTCGAGGGCACGGCGGTGGCGAGCGATGCATTCTTCCCGTTCCGCGACGGCCTCGACGTGGTGGTCGATGCCGGCGCGAGCTGCGTCATCCAGCCCGGCGGCTCGATGCGCGATCAGGAAGTGATCGATGCCGCCGACGAGCGCGGCGTGGTCATGGTGCTGTCGGGCGTGCGCCACTTCCGGCACTGA
- a CDS encoding Fis family transcriptional regulator, whose product MSKKHIEDCVRTSLDSYFRDLRGTEPDGMYEMLVRVVEKPLLDVVMTRAEGNQSKAAQWLGLNRNTLRKKLVEHKLLK is encoded by the coding sequence ATGAGCAAGAAACACATCGAGGACTGTGTGCGCACCAGTCTGGACAGCTACTTTCGCGATTTGCGCGGCACCGAGCCCGACGGCATGTACGAGATGCTGGTGCGGGTGGTCGAGAAGCCCCTGCTCGACGTCGTGATGACGCGCGCCGAGGGCAACCAGTCGAAGGCCGCGCAATGGTTGGGCCTGAATCGCAACACGCTTCGCAAGAAGCTGGTTGAACACAAACTTTTGAAATAA
- the dusB gene encoding tRNA dihydrouridine synthase DusB gives MTLQIGNHALENRLFVAPMAGVTDRPFRMLCRALGAGYAVSEMVTSRKELWNTLKTSRRANHDGEPGPISVQIAGTDAAMMAEAAVYNIERGAQIIDINMGCPAKKVCNKWAGSALMRDEPLALEIVQAVVNAAQPFNVPVTLKMRTGWSEEHRNAVKLARNFESAGVQMLTVHGRTREQGYKGSAEYDTIAAVKAAVRVPVVANGDIRSPEKARDVLAATGADAVMIGRAAQGRPWIFREIAHFLDTGTHLAPPLVAEVRRLLLDHLVEHYALYGEFSGVRTARKHIGWYVRTLPDGEAFRARMNTIEDSAAQLRAVGDYFDGLADRMDRMPAHQAAEEPSGEEEAACAAD, from the coding sequence ATGACCTTGCAGATCGGCAATCACGCACTGGAAAACCGGCTGTTCGTCGCGCCCATGGCCGGCGTGACGGACCGGCCCTTCCGCATGCTGTGCCGCGCGCTGGGCGCGGGCTATGCGGTGAGCGAAATGGTGACCTCGCGCAAGGAGCTCTGGAACACGCTCAAGACTTCGCGCCGTGCCAACCACGACGGCGAGCCCGGCCCGATCTCGGTGCAGATCGCCGGTACCGATGCCGCCATGATGGCCGAGGCCGCGGTCTACAACATCGAACGCGGCGCGCAGATCATCGACATCAACATGGGTTGTCCGGCCAAGAAGGTCTGCAACAAGTGGGCCGGTTCCGCGCTGATGCGCGACGAGCCGCTGGCGCTCGAGATCGTGCAGGCCGTGGTGAATGCGGCGCAGCCCTTCAACGTGCCGGTCACGCTCAAGATGCGCACCGGCTGGAGCGAAGAGCACCGCAACGCGGTGAAGCTCGCGCGCAACTTCGAATCGGCCGGCGTGCAGATGCTGACCGTGCACGGCCGCACCCGCGAGCAGGGCTACAAGGGCAGTGCCGAGTACGACACCATCGCGGCCGTGAAGGCCGCCGTGCGCGTGCCCGTGGTGGCCAACGGCGACATCCGCTCGCCCGAGAAGGCGCGCGACGTGCTCGCGGCCACCGGCGCCGACGCGGTGATGATCGGCCGCGCGGCGCAGGGGCGGCCCTGGATCTTTCGCGAGATCGCGCATTTCCTGGACACCGGCACGCACCTGGCGCCTCCGCTGGTCGCCGAGGTACGCCGCCTGCTGCTCGACCATCTCGTGGAGCACTACGCGCTCTACGGCGAGTTCAGCGGCGTGCGCACCGCGCGCAAGCACATCGGCTGGTATGTGCGTACGCTGCCCGATGGCGAGGCCTTTCGCGCGCGCATGAACACCATCGAGGACTCGGCGGCGCAACTGCGCGCGGTCGGCGATTATTTCGACGGGCTCGCGGACCGCATGGACCGCATGCCCGCACACCAGGCGGCCGAAGAGCCCTCAGGTGAAGAGGAGGCGGCTTGCGCCGCTGATTGA
- a CDS encoding YqaA family protein: protein MQAWLDALFALLALPQYGLSTLFLAAFVSATLLPVGSEPILFGLLKLNPDMFWSAIAVATVGNTLGGAVDWWIGYGAHKVADKYSHSKHHVRVLGWLERLGPKACLLSWLPIVGDPLCAVAGWLKLPFWPCLGYMAIGKFLRYVSMTVALLYVFPS from the coding sequence ATGCAAGCCTGGCTCGACGCTCTCTTCGCACTGCTCGCGCTGCCGCAGTACGGACTCTCCACGCTGTTCCTTGCGGCTTTCGTCTCGGCGACGCTGTTGCCGGTGGGCTCGGAGCCGATACTTTTCGGCTTGCTCAAGCTCAACCCCGACATGTTCTGGTCGGCCATTGCGGTGGCCACGGTGGGCAACACGCTGGGCGGCGCGGTCGACTGGTGGATAGGGTACGGCGCGCACAAGGTGGCCGACAAATACTCGCACTCGAAACATCATGTGCGCGTATTGGGGTGGCTGGAGCGGCTCGGCCCGAAGGCCTGCCTCCTGAGCTGGTTGCCGATCGTCGGCGATCCGCTGTGCGCGGTGGCGGGTTGGCTCAAGCTGCCGTTCTGGCCTTGCCTCGGCTACATGGCCATCGGCAAGTTCCTGCGCTACGTCAGCATGACGGTCGCGCTTCTCTACGTGTTTCCGTCATGA
- a CDS encoding glutathione S-transferase, protein MLTVHHLNNSRSQRVLWLLEELGLPYEIVHYQRDPKTMLAPASLRAVHPLGKSPVVTTDDGLVLAESGAVVETLIERHGNGRLAPAPGTPEAVRYRYWLHFAEGSAMSPLLLKLVFDKIENSKMPFFIKPVARMISGKAKAAFIVPNIENHLNFMEAELGKSEWFAGNEFTGADIQMSFPVEASQARGGLDAKRPRLMAYLERIHARPAYQRALERGGPYGLLS, encoded by the coding sequence ATGCTCACCGTCCACCACCTCAACAACTCGCGCTCCCAGCGCGTGCTGTGGCTGCTCGAAGAACTCGGGCTGCCCTACGAAATCGTTCACTACCAGCGCGATCCCAAAACCATGTTGGCGCCCGCTTCGCTGCGGGCCGTTCATCCGCTTGGCAAGTCGCCGGTGGTGACGACCGACGACGGCCTTGTGCTGGCGGAATCGGGCGCGGTGGTCGAGACACTGATCGAGCGCCACGGCAATGGCCGGCTGGCGCCCGCGCCGGGCACGCCCGAGGCGGTGCGCTACCGCTACTGGCTGCATTTCGCGGAAGGCTCGGCGATGTCGCCGCTGCTGCTCAAGCTGGTGTTCGACAAGATCGAGAACAGCAAGATGCCCTTCTTCATCAAGCCGGTCGCCAGGATGATCTCGGGCAAGGCCAAGGCGGCCTTCATCGTTCCGAACATCGAGAACCACCTGAACTTCATGGAGGCCGAACTCGGCAAGAGCGAGTGGTTCGCCGGCAATGAATTCACGGGCGCCGACATCCAGATGAGCTTTCCGGTCGAAGCCTCGCAGGCGCGCGGCGGCCTCGATGCGAAGCGGCCCAGGCTGATGGCGTACCTCGAGCGCATCCACGCGCGCCCGGCCTACCAGCGCGCATTGGAACGCGGCGGTCCCTACGGTCTCCTGAGCTGA
- the ychF gene encoding redox-regulated ATPase YchF: protein MSLQCGIVGLPNVGKSTLFNALTKAGIAAENYPFCTIEPNVGVVEVPDPRLAQLSDIVKPERVVPAIVEFVDIAGLVAGASTGEGLGNKFLAHIRETDATVNVVRCFDDDNVIHVAGKIDPISDIEVIQTELCLADLATVEKALHRHTKVARSGDKDAQKLVGLLERCQAALNENTPVRALQFTKEELPLVKSFTLITAKPAMFVGNVAEDGFENNPYLDRLHEYAARQGAPVVAICAKIEAELAEMDDEDKKMFLAEIGQDEPGLNRLIRAAYKLLGLQTYFTAGVKEVRAWTIHIGDTGPQAAGVIHGDFEKGYIRAQTIAFEDYIAYKGEQGAKDAGKMRSEGKEYVVKDGDVMNFLFSS, encoded by the coding sequence ATGAGTTTGCAATGCGGCATCGTCGGCCTGCCCAACGTCGGTAAATCCACCCTTTTCAATGCGTTGACCAAGGCCGGCATCGCGGCGGAGAACTATCCGTTCTGCACCATCGAGCCCAATGTGGGCGTGGTGGAAGTGCCCGACCCGCGGCTCGCGCAGCTCAGCGACATCGTGAAGCCCGAGCGCGTGGTGCCGGCCATCGTCGAGTTCGTCGACATCGCCGGCCTGGTGGCTGGCGCCAGCACGGGCGAGGGCCTCGGCAACAAGTTTCTCGCGCACATCCGCGAAACCGACGCCACGGTGAACGTGGTGCGCTGCTTCGACGATGACAACGTGATCCACGTGGCCGGCAAGATCGATCCGATCTCCGACATCGAAGTGATCCAGACCGAACTCTGCCTGGCCGACCTGGCCACGGTCGAGAAGGCGCTGCATCGCCACACCAAGGTGGCTCGTTCGGGCGACAAGGACGCGCAGAAGCTCGTCGGCCTGCTGGAGCGCTGCCAGGCCGCGCTGAACGAGAACACGCCGGTGCGCGCGCTCCAGTTCACGAAGGAAGAACTGCCGCTGGTGAAGTCGTTCACGCTCATCACCGCCAAGCCCGCGATGTTCGTCGGCAACGTGGCGGAAGACGGCTTCGAGAACAACCCGTACCTCGACCGCCTGCATGAATATGCCGCCAGGCAGGGCGCCCCCGTGGTCGCCATCTGCGCCAAGATCGAAGCCGAACTCGCCGAGATGGACGACGAGGACAAGAAGATGTTCCTCGCGGAAATCGGCCAGGACGAGCCGGGCCTGAACCGCCTGATCCGCGCAGCCTACAAGCTGCTGGGCCTGCAGACCTACTTCACCGCCGGCGTGAAGGAAGTGCGCGCCTGGACCATCCACATCGGCGACACCGGCCCGCAGGCGGCCGGCGTGATCCACGGCGATTTCGAGAAGGGCTACATCCGCGCCCAGACCATCGCGTTCGAGGACTACATCGCCTACAAGGGCGAGCAGGGCGCCAAGGACGCGGGCAAGATGCGTTCGGAAGGCAAGGAATACGTCGTCAAGGATGGCGACGTGATGAACTTCCTGTTCAGCTCCTGA
- a CDS encoding sugar ABC transporter substrate-binding protein → MKFTRRTLQSAAALTLLGALAATPVLAQDKPKVALVMKSLANEFFRTMEDGAKAHQKAHAAEYTLVANGIKDETDTAAQIKMVEQMMAQKINALVIAPADSKALVPVIKAAIDRGILVVNIDNQFDAAALKEKAIQVPFVGPDNRAGAKLVGDELAKSLKSGDKVGIIEGVSTTFNAQQRTLGYQDAMKAAGVTVVGVQSGQWEIDKGNTVAAGMMREHPDLKALLAGNDSMALGAVAAVKAAGKTGKVLVVGYDNIGAIKPMLNDGRVLATADQFAAKQAVFGIETALKALAEKKPQSSMPAEVKTDVVLVTKSSAK, encoded by the coding sequence ATGAAGTTCACCCGCCGTACGCTGCAAAGTGCAGCCGCCCTGACATTGCTGGGCGCCTTGGCCGCCACCCCCGTCCTCGCGCAGGACAAGCCCAAGGTCGCCCTGGTCATGAAGTCGCTCGCCAACGAATTCTTCCGCACCATGGAAGACGGCGCCAAGGCGCACCAGAAGGCGCACGCCGCCGAGTACACGCTGGTGGCCAACGGCATCAAGGACGAGACCGACACGGCGGCCCAGATCAAGATGGTCGAGCAGATGATGGCTCAGAAGATCAATGCGCTGGTCATCGCGCCGGCCGATTCGAAGGCCCTGGTGCCGGTGATCAAGGCCGCCATCGACCGTGGCATCCTGGTGGTCAACATCGACAACCAGTTCGACGCCGCGGCACTGAAGGAAAAAGCCATCCAGGTGCCGTTCGTCGGCCCCGACAACCGCGCCGGTGCCAAGCTGGTGGGCGACGAGCTGGCCAAGAGCCTGAAGTCGGGCGACAAGGTCGGCATCATCGAAGGCGTCTCGACCACCTTCAATGCGCAGCAGCGCACCCTCGGCTACCAGGACGCGATGAAGGCCGCCGGTGTGACGGTGGTGGGCGTGCAGTCGGGCCAGTGGGAAATCGACAAGGGCAACACGGTGGCCGCCGGCATGATGCGCGAGCATCCCGACCTGAAGGCGCTGCTCGCGGGCAACGACAGCATGGCGCTCGGCGCGGTGGCTGCGGTCAAGGCCGCAGGCAAGACCGGCAAGGTGCTGGTGGTGGGTTACGACAACATCGGCGCCATCAAGCCGATGCTGAATGACGGCCGGGTGCTCGCCACCGCCGACCAGTTCGCGGCCAAGCAGGCCGTGTTCGGCATCGAGACCGCGCTCAAGGCGCTGGCCGAGAAGAAGCCGCAATCGAGCATGCCCGCCGAAGTGAAGACCGACGTGGTGCTGGTCACCAAGTCTTCGGCCAAGTAA
- a CDS encoding sugar ABC transporter ATP-binding protein, whose protein sequence is MNAPAAALNASLAAPVLALDALGKDYAAPVLDDVSLMLNAGEVLALTGENGAGKSTLSKIVCGLVQPTRGQMVLGGAPFQPASRRDAERLGVRMVMQELGLVTTLSVAENLLLDRLPNQAGWIRRGTLHELAARQLAKIGMQNIDPATPVARLGIGQQQMVEIARNLQDDTRVLVLDEPTAMLTPRETSHLFEQIELLKARGVAIVYVSHRLEELQRIADRVAVLRDGRLVDVRAMAGVRESELVQRMVGRAVHEHEGRGRRVAGPVLLSARGIGRAEVVKDVDIDLHAGEVMGLAGLVGSGRTELVRLLFGADRADRGEILLHDGTPGSAPVQRARKGWRSPMQAIRAGIGLVTEDRKSQGLLLTQSIRVNATLSDLGAISRAGWLQRARERGIAKRLVDVLRIRSRSIEQPVATLSGGNQQKVVFARWLHRECKVLLLDEPTRGVDVGARADLYAELDRMTDAGKALLMVSSDLRELMAMCDRIGVMSAGRLVAVFERGQWSEQSLLAAAFSDAAGRAANPRAGSAISDPNPAQPATAETP, encoded by the coding sequence TTGAACGCACCCGCCGCCGCCCTGAACGCCAGCCTTGCCGCGCCCGTGCTCGCGCTGGACGCACTCGGCAAGGACTATGCGGCGCCGGTGCTCGACGATGTCTCGCTGATGCTGAACGCCGGCGAGGTGCTCGCGCTCACGGGCGAGAACGGCGCGGGCAAGAGCACGCTCTCGAAAATCGTCTGCGGCCTGGTGCAGCCGACGCGTGGCCAGATGGTGCTGGGCGGCGCGCCGTTCCAGCCCGCATCGCGCCGCGATGCCGAACGCCTGGGCGTGCGCATGGTCATGCAGGAACTCGGACTGGTCACCACGCTGTCGGTGGCCGAGAACCTCCTGCTCGACCGGCTGCCCAACCAGGCCGGCTGGATTCGCCGCGGCACGCTGCACGAACTGGCGGCGCGCCAGCTCGCGAAGATCGGCATGCAGAACATCGACCCGGCCACGCCGGTCGCGCGGCTGGGCATCGGCCAGCAGCAGATGGTCGAGATCGCGCGCAACCTGCAGGACGACACGCGCGTGCTGGTGCTCGACGAGCCCACCGCCATGCTCACGCCGCGCGAAACTTCTCACCTTTTCGAGCAGATCGAACTGCTCAAGGCCCGCGGCGTGGCGATCGTCTATGTGTCGCACCGGCTGGAAGAATTGCAGCGCATCGCCGACCGCGTGGCGGTGCTGCGCGACGGGCGGCTGGTGGACGTGCGCGCCATGGCCGGCGTGCGCGAATCCGAGCTGGTGCAGCGCATGGTGGGCCGCGCGGTGCACGAGCACGAAGGCCGCGGCCGCCGGGTGGCCGGACCGGTGCTGCTGAGCGCACGCGGCATCGGCCGCGCCGAGGTCGTGAAAGACGTCGACATCGACCTGCATGCGGGCGAAGTCATGGGCCTGGCGGGCCTCGTCGGGTCGGGCCGGACCGAACTCGTGCGGCTGCTGTTCGGTGCGGACCGTGCCGACCGAGGTGAAATTCTTCTTCATGACGGCACGCCCGGTTCGGCGCCCGTGCAGCGCGCACGCAAGGGCTGGCGCTCGCCGATGCAGGCCATCCGCGCGGGCATCGGCCTCGTGACCGAGGACCGCAAGTCGCAAGGCCTGCTGCTCACGCAATCGATCCGCGTCAACGCCACCTTGAGCGACCTCGGCGCGATCTCGCGCGCAGGCTGGCTGCAGCGCGCCCGGGAGCGCGGCATCGCGAAGCGGCTGGTCGACGTGCTGCGCATCCGTTCGCGCAGCATCGAGCAGCCGGTTGCCACGCTGAGCGGCGGCAACCAGCAGAAAGTGGTGTTCGCGCGCTGGCTGCACCGCGAATGCAAGGTGCTGCTGCTCGACGAGCCCACGCGCGGCGTCGACGTGGGCGCGCGCGCCGACCTCTATGCCGAGCTCGACCGCATGACCGATGCCGGCAAGGCGCTCCTCATGGTGTCGAGCGACCTGCGCGAACTCATGGCCATGTGCGACCGCATCGGCGTGATGAGCGCAGGCCGCCTGGTCGCGGTGTTCGAGCGCGGCCAGTGGAGCGAGCAATCGCTGCTCGCCGCCGCATTCAGCGATGCGGCCGGGCGTGCCGCCAACCCGAGGGCGGGCTCCGCCATTTCCGATCCGAATCCGGCCCAGCCGGCCACCGCCGAGACACCATGA